The genomic region acttttcgagttatttggcagtgactatgttcattttttcaacaaaataaccacgcttttagacggtttttcgcaaataactcaaatagtaagtattttgtcgaaaaaacattcttagcaaaaatatagcctgtaaaaaattttaaaaagtggtgtatatatcacgtctctacacctagtagaagcagagttatagctaatgaaaaataggttcatattcgtcaaattccaaatgaaatattttaacgtgaaataaccaaaaatgaagcacatttcggggaaaactcattacaacttatttaaagtgtttaaaaatcttcatttttgttttataaaaaaaaaaattctagcatcaaaattaaacaagttacgctcaaaataaagttagtcccttttggttttggtaaaaaaatcgagaaaatcaccccctaattagcatcttaaatgaacttaatcgttacgacttcacaagtttcttgacttgtgtatatattgtttatatgatctgtaaatttcatcggttcaaagtccttattattgaaagggctgtagttaaaaggggttgaacgagtcactgatcacgaatgtatgcaaatttagaaacaccaaatcttaatcaagaCTATTTTTGATTTTCGAggtttttggtatctctaacaattttgtaagttatttggaaaaaaagcatatttttcaaaatttaaatttttaaaaattttactttacagatcatataaacacaacataagtaaaataatttttggggcggtgacgattaatttcatttaagttgctaattagggggtggtcctcccgatttttttttgcaaaaacacaagggactaactttattttgagcgtaacttgcttaaagttaatgttagaaactttttgtaaaaataaaaataaagctttttttaaacactttaaaaaagttataatgggttttccccaaaaagtgcttaattttttggatatttctcgtcgaaatattctatttgaaatttggtgaatatgaatctatttttcattggctataactctggttctacgagatccagagacctaacgcgtacattttttttttatttttttataggctatatttttgctaagaacgtttttttcgacaaaatacttataaGTCTGGATCCCCCGtatgaaaataaagttgattaatagcaagctgaaaatttgttaatagcttaagggtgtcgagtcggacaaactttgatatatgggaacactggcacagggacagttttaattgtggaacagcttaaaaatttagaacggtcagaccacgaaaacggcacatttattttgtccgacagaacagacttaaactctccgaacagagattaaactctcatgcaaaaatcagactgctatttatcacctgtcataattctctaatagaactaatagaataataaagctctatagaacaaaagttacttaaaattagtcagtttacccatttccggacttattttggacatatattttttcacccaaaagagggggtgaaagtcacccccagggaaaaagcacacatcggcacaatatcactttttctctttgacatgtaagctatacgtatgccaaatttcatgtcaatccaagcggttctttaaaatttagaccaaaaaccgtgaaagaatggactatacgtCTTTCAGGGGaaatttaaagaaagatatattattatttgttccatcgtttctttcaaaacatcccgcgtaaacacacttatgcgttacagaggccattttatctaaaatgtgaatcctttttttttaattttgctataacttgtcacaacacttgtcacagataatacacctatagggtaagttcggccctgacactactcctacctcctcgcaagtcagagagggaatgagaaatctcgatacggttttcgagtagcgccatctagttgttgatacgtctttcggttaccaagaggtgagctatctagaggaatatttataatcaatggaattagtcaatttatccattttcggacttactttaaatgcgcattttttcacccccgagaaggggtgaatgttaccccccaagtaaaagcaactaggcacaaattcaactttgaagtggagggtaagtagaacctaaatccaaattttcatgcaattcggagatgaccctgaaaattacactccaaaacggttaTTTACTGGGCTATCAAaatcaaaagtaatttttcgaaaaaaaatacataccaACTCAAAGAACAAATGATGCACTTGAAACAACATTTGATGATACGGACTCATATCCGCTTCTGGATATATAAAATGTAGATGTAGGTGATCTACAGTAGTATATGGTGGACAATGGAATCCTATTCTGGAGTCTTTACTATTGCCATTTTTTAGTTCTAGGACTCTTTTACCAACTTCCAGCATTCTTTCCACTAATAAATAAGAATATATTGAATGAATAACAGAATTTCATATAAATGATAAgtaatttaatgtttatttattaactCTTTCACGGACAGCACTGTACTAGTCGTCGAAGAGTATTACTCATTGTGTGAACGGCTGTAGCTCCGCGGCAAGGTACTGGCT from Diabrotica virgifera virgifera chromosome 3, PGI_DIABVI_V3a harbors:
- the LOC114325951 gene encoding adenosine 5'-monophosphoramidase HINT3 isoform X3, with translation MVVPKKHIPNINSLKTNEDKLLVERMLEVGKRVLELKNGNSKDSRIGFHCPPYTTVDHLHLHFIYPEADMSPYHQMLFQVHHLFFELPKKRAFFHLREGVKVKATNGTSSTLKWTADDVILRLST